In a single window of the Microbacterium sp. SL75 genome:
- a CDS encoding S1 family peptidase, whose translation MNRISKMTVGASALGLILVSAAAAPALAQPSPAASSPSSETQLLGAMAEALGTDVAGAQDVLRFQADAAALTADASAVAGDAYAGSWIDESSRAVYAAATSEVARALVANAGAVPVAAEHSLNELEGVTARVSAADRPAGVASWHVDVAANDVVVEALPGSEASVTAFVTGLGVDADAVRVETAGGTPQTFDDLRGGIAYYISNQYRCSIGFAVVGGFVTAGHCGSQGESTNYGTFAGSSFPDNDYAWVSTPNHNPLGEVVDWSGGNVAVKGSTPAPVGATVCRSGSTTGWHCGEILAYDTSVQYGSDTVNGLIETTVCAEPGDSGGSLLAGDQAQGVTSGGWGDCSSGGQTWFQPVNEILDAYGLTLLTN comes from the coding sequence GTGAACCGCATATCGAAAATGACCGTGGGCGCGTCCGCCCTCGGGCTGATCCTCGTCTCGGCGGCCGCAGCGCCCGCACTGGCCCAACCGTCACCCGCCGCGTCTTCCCCCTCCTCCGAGACGCAGCTGCTCGGTGCCATGGCCGAAGCCCTCGGCACCGACGTCGCCGGCGCGCAGGACGTCCTGCGCTTCCAGGCCGACGCCGCCGCCCTCACGGCCGATGCCTCGGCTGTCGCCGGCGACGCCTACGCCGGTTCGTGGATCGATGAGAGCAGCCGCGCCGTCTACGCCGCCGCGACCAGCGAGGTCGCCCGCGCCCTCGTCGCGAACGCCGGTGCCGTTCCGGTCGCGGCCGAGCACTCGCTGAACGAGCTCGAGGGTGTCACCGCGCGTGTCAGCGCCGCAGACCGCCCCGCCGGGGTCGCCTCGTGGCACGTCGACGTCGCGGCCAACGATGTCGTCGTCGAGGCCCTCCCGGGCTCGGAGGCCAGCGTGACCGCCTTCGTGACCGGCCTCGGCGTCGACGCCGACGCGGTGCGCGTCGAGACGGCCGGCGGCACGCCGCAGACCTTCGACGACCTGCGCGGCGGCATCGCGTATTACATCTCGAACCAGTACCGCTGCTCGATCGGCTTCGCTGTCGTGGGCGGCTTCGTCACCGCCGGCCACTGCGGCAGCCAGGGCGAGAGCACGAACTACGGCACCTTCGCGGGCTCGTCGTTCCCCGACAACGACTACGCCTGGGTCTCCACCCCGAATCACAACCCCCTGGGCGAGGTCGTCGACTGGTCGGGCGGCAACGTGGCGGTCAAGGGTTCCACGCCCGCCCCCGTCGGAGCGACGGTCTGCCGGTCCGGGTCGACCACCGGATGGCACTGCGGCGAGATCCTGGCCTACGACACATCCGTGCAGTACGGCAGCGACACCGTCAACGGTCTCATCGAGACCACCGTGTGCGCCGAGCCCGGCGACTCGGGCGGTTCGCTCCTCGCCGGTGATCAAGCCCAGGGCGTGACCTCCGGCGGATGGGGCGACTGCAGCAGTGGTGGTCAGACCTGGTTCCAGCCGGTGAACGAGATCCTCGACGCCTACGGCCTCACCCTGCTCACGAACTGA
- a CDS encoding acetylxylan esterase: MAVTFTDMPLDLLREYRPSLVEPAGFDDFWSETLTTARESARPASLTPVEAPVRALSVHDLTFTGFAGDEIRGWVVRPHGDEVLPAVIEYIGYGGGRGLPGEKLSWAAAGYVHVIMDTRGQGSTWSKGDTPDPHGSAAAFPGVMTRGILDPRDYYYRRLYTDAARLVDVVRELPGVDPSRVAVTGGSQGGALSIAAAALSGDAVAAVMPDVPFLCDIPNAIVRTPSAPFTEITRYLSVHRDEAERALHTLSHIDGAIHARRISAPAYFSVGFMDDIVLPSGVFAAFHALASDDAAIEEYTYNGHEGGGHRHWMRQVAWLDARLDR; the protein is encoded by the coding sequence ATGGCCGTGACCTTCACCGACATGCCACTCGACCTGCTGCGCGAGTACCGCCCCTCCCTGGTGGAGCCCGCGGGATTCGACGACTTCTGGAGCGAGACCCTGACCACGGCCCGGGAGTCCGCCCGCCCCGCGTCCCTCACCCCTGTCGAGGCCCCCGTCAGAGCGCTGAGCGTTCACGATCTGACGTTCACCGGCTTCGCGGGGGACGAGATCCGCGGCTGGGTCGTGCGGCCGCACGGCGACGAGGTCCTCCCCGCCGTCATCGAGTACATCGGCTACGGCGGCGGCCGTGGGTTGCCCGGCGAGAAGCTGTCGTGGGCGGCAGCCGGATACGTCCACGTCATCATGGACACGCGCGGCCAGGGCTCCACGTGGAGCAAAGGCGACACCCCCGACCCGCACGGCTCGGCGGCTGCGTTCCCCGGTGTCATGACGCGCGGCATCCTCGACCCCCGCGACTACTACTACCGCCGCCTCTACACCGACGCCGCACGTCTCGTCGATGTGGTGCGCGAGCTCCCCGGCGTCGATCCCTCTCGCGTGGCCGTCACCGGGGGCAGCCAGGGCGGGGCCCTGTCGATCGCGGCGGCCGCCCTCAGCGGCGATGCGGTGGCGGCGGTCATGCCCGACGTGCCGTTCCTGTGCGACATCCCGAACGCGATCGTCCGCACGCCGTCGGCACCCTTCACCGAGATCACGCGGTACCTGTCGGTGCACCGCGACGAGGCCGAGCGCGCCCTGCACACCCTCTCGCACATCGACGGCGCCATCCACGCGCGCCGCATCAGCGCGCCCGCCTACTTCTCCGTCGGTTTCATGGACGACATCGTTCTACCGTCCGGAGTGTTCGCGGCGTTCCACGCACTCGCCTCCGACGACGCAGCGATCGAGGAGTACACCTACAACGGCCACGAGGGCGGCGGCCACCGCCACTGGATGCGCCAGGTCGCCTGGCTCGACGCGCGCTTGGACCGGTAG
- a CDS encoding acyl-CoA thioesterase, with translation MNVLWRTLLVLARARRRLRREGPIDPNTVARVSIRVLPTDIDLLRHLNNGRYLSLFDLGRWDLLTRTGLLAAMTKQGWYAVVAAETITFRRSLELGQRFVLETRLIGHDDRAVYLEHRALVRGEIYARAMIRARILRRTGGTVPHDELFAAVGRPEGLPDIESWVHDWAAGSALPSTKRPAPSVWG, from the coding sequence GTGAACGTCCTCTGGCGCACCCTGCTGGTGCTCGCTCGTGCCCGCCGTCGTCTTCGTCGCGAAGGTCCCATCGATCCGAACACCGTGGCCCGCGTGTCGATCCGCGTCCTGCCCACCGACATCGATCTGCTGCGCCACCTGAACAACGGACGGTACCTGTCGCTGTTCGACCTCGGGCGGTGGGATCTGTTGACCCGCACCGGTCTGCTCGCCGCGATGACGAAGCAGGGCTGGTACGCGGTGGTCGCCGCCGAGACCATCACGTTCCGTCGTTCCCTCGAGCTCGGGCAGCGGTTCGTGCTCGAGACCCGTCTCATCGGGCACGACGATCGCGCGGTCTACCTCGAACACCGCGCGCTGGTGAGGGGCGAGATCTACGCCCGGGCGATGATCCGTGCCCGCATCCTCCGCCGTACCGGCGGCACGGTCCCGCACGACGAGCTGTTCGCCGCCGTCGGGCGCCCCGAGGGGCTGCCCGACATCGAGTCGTGGGTGCACGACTGGGCGGCGGGTTCGGCCCTGCCGTCGACGAAGCGCCCCGCGCCGAGCGTGTGGGGGTGA
- a CDS encoding GNAT family N-acetyltransferase → MTAEARTDIVVRPVRDVDAEALGRVHATCWHETYDHLISKAALEAVSPRRMAELWTHWASQGEDYRMHAALVDGEIVGFVGSGPARDDDAPRERELYFIYLLDAYHGTGIGQQLFDAAIDDGEGVYLWVADDNPRAHRFYTRNGFTLDGASQVQPFLGEELTEVRFVR, encoded by the coding sequence ATGACTGCGGAAGCCCGAACCGACATCGTCGTCCGTCCGGTAAGAGACGTGGATGCCGAGGCCCTCGGCCGCGTGCACGCGACCTGCTGGCACGAGACCTACGACCACCTGATCAGCAAGGCCGCCCTCGAGGCCGTCTCGCCTCGCCGCATGGCCGAACTCTGGACCCACTGGGCCTCCCAGGGCGAGGATTACCGCATGCACGCGGCCCTCGTCGACGGCGAGATCGTCGGTTTCGTCGGCTCGGGCCCGGCGCGCGACGACGACGCTCCGCGCGAGCGCGAGCTGTACTTCATCTACCTGCTCGACGCGTACCACGGCACCGGTATCGGCCAGCAGCTGTTCGACGCCGCGATCGACGACGGTGAGGGCGTGTACCTCTGGGTCGCCGATGACAACCCCCGCGCGCACCGCTTCTACACGCGCAACGGCTTCACCCTCGACGGCGCCTCTCAGGTGCAGCCCTTCCTCGGTGAGGAGCTCACCGAGGTGCGCTTCGTCCGCTGA
- the cofE gene encoding coenzyme F420-0:L-glutamate ligase: MLQIWALDGIPEITAGDDLVRVILDATTEPLRDGVDGSLRDGDIVVVTSKIVSKAEGRIIRAADREDAITRETVRLVASRTSPTGHVTRIVENPLGIVSAAAGVDASNTPEGTVLLLPIDPDASARALATGLRAATGAHVGVLITDTLGRAWREGQTDHAIGAGGVHVFEDLRGTVDAEGRPLVVTLPCVADEIAAATDLVKGKAARRPVAVVRGRGDLVGELDLPGARSIVRDPVRDMFRQGADEAYAEGFAAGRAAAG, encoded by the coding sequence GTGCTGCAGATCTGGGCCCTCGACGGCATTCCCGAGATCACCGCGGGCGACGACCTCGTCCGGGTGATCCTGGATGCCACGACCGAACCCCTGCGTGACGGTGTCGACGGGTCGCTCCGCGACGGCGACATCGTGGTCGTCACCAGCAAGATCGTGTCGAAGGCCGAGGGCCGGATCATCCGCGCCGCGGACCGCGAGGACGCCATCACGCGCGAGACCGTGCGTCTCGTGGCATCGCGCACCTCCCCCACCGGGCACGTGACGCGGATCGTCGAGAACCCCCTGGGCATCGTCTCGGCCGCCGCCGGCGTCGACGCGAGCAACACCCCCGAGGGCACCGTGCTGCTGCTGCCGATCGACCCTGACGCCTCCGCGCGCGCCTTGGCGACCGGGCTGCGCGCCGCGACCGGGGCCCACGTCGGCGTCCTGATCACCGACACGCTCGGCCGCGCCTGGCGCGAGGGCCAGACCGATCACGCCATCGGCGCGGGCGGCGTGCACGTGTTCGAAGACCTGCGCGGAACGGTGGATGCCGAGGGCCGCCCCCTCGTCGTGACCCTGCCCTGCGTGGCCGACGAGATCGCCGCGGCTACCGACCTCGTCAAGGGCAAGGCCGCGCGCCGCCCCGTGGCGGTCGTGCGCGGCCGCGGCGACCTGGTGGGAGAGCTCGACCTGCCCGGAGCACGCTCGATCGTGCGCGATCCCGTGCGGGACATGTTCCGTCAGGGAGCCGACGAGGCCTATGCCGAAGGCTTCGCCGCGGGGCGGGCCGCCGCGGGCTGA
- a CDS encoding energy-coupling factor transporter transmembrane component T: MLTVYRPGTGVFHRLPAGPKMLAVAVLALAVAVLPTTLWAAGVAAAAAGASYAVSALGARELARQTWALRWIVVVTAAGQLLFLGIEPAVANTARVTAALLIAALLPLTTRADELLDALERGLAPLRRVGGDAERAALLLAVTVTTVPVLARRAAEVREAQRARGVRPSLRLSIVPFLVLSLRHADQLGEALAARGVR; this comes from the coding sequence GTGCTGACCGTGTATCGGCCGGGGACGGGGGTGTTTCATCGGCTCCCCGCCGGCCCGAAGATGCTGGCGGTCGCGGTGCTCGCCCTCGCGGTGGCGGTGCTGCCGACCACCCTGTGGGCCGCGGGGGTCGCGGCGGCGGCGGCGGGGGCCTCCTACGCGGTGTCGGCTCTGGGTGCTCGGGAGCTGGCCAGACAGACCTGGGCCCTGCGATGGATCGTCGTCGTCACCGCGGCGGGGCAACTGCTCTTCCTCGGCATCGAACCCGCCGTCGCGAACACCGCGCGCGTGACGGCGGCGCTGCTGATCGCGGCCCTGCTGCCGTTGACGACGCGCGCGGACGAGCTGCTCGACGCCCTCGAGCGAGGACTCGCCCCGCTGCGGCGGGTCGGAGGCGATGCCGAGCGCGCAGCGCTGCTGCTCGCCGTCACTGTCACGACCGTGCCGGTGCTGGCGCGACGGGCTGCCGAGGTGCGCGAGGCGCAGAGGGCCCGCGGTGTGCGGCCGTCGCTGCGACTCTCGATCGTGCCGTTCCTCGTGCTGTCGCTTCGGCACGCCGACCAGCTCGGCGAGGCCCTCGCCGCCCGCGGGGTGCGCTGA
- a CDS encoding energy-coupling factor ABC transporter ATP-binding protein: MRPTIRGGTVRCSRLAARLDGRDVLRDVTLDLDARTIAVIGDNGSGKSTFARVVAGLVPRSSGALEVLGADPATDAATHRRRIALVLSNPDAQIVMPVVSDDVAFSLRPERLPKPERAARVAAALERFGLTDLADRPASDLSGGQKQLLALCGAFVRDPALVVADEPTALLDARNARRVADHLLGDGRHRALVVTHDLALARRCEAAVLFADGRVLAAGAASGIVDRYERSLTC, from the coding sequence GTGAGGCCGACGATCCGCGGAGGAACCGTCCGCTGCTCTCGCCTGGCCGCACGCCTCGACGGCCGAGACGTCCTCCGCGACGTGACCCTCGACCTCGATGCCCGCACGATCGCCGTGATCGGCGACAACGGCTCCGGCAAGTCGACCTTCGCCCGCGTCGTCGCGGGGCTCGTGCCCCGGTCCTCGGGCGCGCTCGAGGTGCTCGGGGCGGATCCGGCGACGGATGCCGCGACCCACCGCCGCCGCATCGCCCTCGTGCTGAGCAACCCCGACGCGCAGATCGTGATGCCGGTCGTGTCCGATGACGTCGCCTTCTCGCTGCGTCCCGAGCGCCTGCCGAAGCCCGAGCGGGCGGCGCGCGTGGCCGCGGCCCTCGAACGGTTCGGTCTCACCGACCTCGCGGACCGTCCCGCCTCGGACCTGTCCGGTGGGCAGAAGCAACTGCTCGCGCTTTGCGGCGCCTTCGTGCGCGACCCCGCGCTGGTCGTCGCCGACGAGCCCACGGCCCTCCTCGATGCACGCAACGCCCGCCGGGTGGCCGACCATCTGCTCGGAGACGGACGCCACCGCGCGCTCGTCGTCACCCACGATCTCGCCCTCGCCCGACGATGCGAAGCCGCGGTGCTCTTCGCGGACGGTCGCGTGCTCGCCGCCGGCGCGGCATCCGGGATCGTCGATCGCTATGAGCGGTCGCTGACGTGCTGA
- a CDS encoding biotin transporter BioY: MRRSLDATDLARVAVFAALIAVLGLPGSFPVFGGVPITAQTLGVMIAGAVLGPALGALSVTVLLALVAAGFPLLAGGRGGIAVFFGPTAGYALGWILGAAVIGLVVHAGGRRPVVWRTGLAMVSGGIVAIYAVGIPVQSLVTRLPLGETALSSLVFVPGDLLKAALATVVVSTLVRAYPRGFRRDWGTPVRPAAIARA, from the coding sequence ATGCGCCGCTCCCTCGATGCCACCGACCTCGCCCGCGTGGCCGTCTTCGCCGCCCTCATCGCCGTTCTCGGGCTCCCCGGGAGCTTCCCGGTCTTCGGCGGCGTGCCGATCACCGCACAGACCCTCGGGGTCATGATCGCGGGTGCCGTCCTCGGCCCGGCGCTCGGCGCCCTCTCGGTCACGGTGCTGCTCGCCCTCGTCGCGGCGGGCTTCCCGCTGCTCGCGGGCGGACGCGGCGGCATCGCGGTCTTCTTCGGGCCCACGGCGGGCTACGCGCTGGGGTGGATCCTCGGGGCGGCGGTCATCGGCCTCGTGGTGCACGCGGGCGGACGGCGGCCCGTCGTCTGGCGTACGGGTCTGGCCATGGTCTCGGGCGGGATCGTCGCGATCTACGCCGTCGGCATCCCCGTGCAGAGTCTCGTGACCCGGCTGCCGCTCGGGGAGACGGCGCTGTCGAGCCTGGTCTTCGTCCCCGGAGATCTGCTCAAGGCCGCTCTCGCGACCGTCGTGGTCTCGACCCTCGTCCGCGCCTACCCGCGGGGCTTCCGACGCGACTGGGGCACTCCGGTGCGCCCCGCGGCGATCGCCCGCGCGTGA
- a CDS encoding TetR/AcrR family transcriptional regulator C-terminal domain-containing protein, which produces MAPRGHTADDVARTALRILDDHGLPDLTMRRLATALDVQASALYWHFPNKQSLLAELSDRIVGRMASGTSDDLRSRAGALRDALLAYRDGAEVVSSTLALGLGSTLALDRLTEAVAADGFAPDTARRVATTVLHYVLGFVWHEQQRLQYDSAGAREGARDTPFTAASSADDFTFGLDLIAAGLRANGRV; this is translated from the coding sequence ATGGCACCGCGAGGACATACGGCCGACGACGTCGCGCGCACCGCCCTGCGGATCCTCGACGACCACGGCCTCCCCGACCTGACGATGCGTCGCCTCGCAACCGCCCTCGACGTGCAGGCCAGCGCCCTGTACTGGCACTTCCCCAACAAGCAGTCCCTGCTCGCGGAGCTGTCCGATCGGATCGTGGGGCGCATGGCATCCGGCACCTCCGACGACCTCCGCTCTCGGGCCGGTGCCCTGCGCGATGCCCTACTGGCCTACCGCGACGGCGCCGAGGTCGTCTCGAGCACGCTCGCTCTGGGCCTGGGCTCGACCCTCGCGCTCGACCGACTGACCGAGGCGGTCGCCGCCGACGGCTTCGCCCCCGACACCGCTCGGCGGGTCGCCACCACGGTGCTGCACTACGTCCTCGGGTTCGTCTGGCACGAGCAGCAGCGCCTGCAGTACGACAGCGCCGGGGCCCGAGAGGGAGCACGGGATACGCCCTTCACCGCTGCATCCTCCGCCGACGACTTCACCTTCGGCCTCGATCTCATCGCCGCGGGGCTGCGCGCGAACGGTCGCGTCTGA
- a CDS encoding cytochrome b/b6 domain-containing protein, which yields MSESVELASPSLGPEQQSVTSDAAATGVRRGLPREPGGEPWPPASGAASGVRSASDSGVRSGIGSEAPSRPDPVHASESAGASAATVPAEPADGAIGATSVPVPPAEAPGALAHPAPRPPLTVARTVWPGAAARRSATRAVPGAKPRVAALGDYSPVQLLGSTAVLGVFALALVGIVVLLARFVLAIGPGREFLAAFPGEYHLPASAPVGLPAWLNWSHFLNSFFLLLIIRTGWQVRREKRPSAFWSPRNNKKRRISLALWFHQALDILWMANGVVFVVLLFVTGQWMRIVPTSWEVFPNALSAALQYASLDWPTENGWVNYNSLQQLSYFAITFVAAPLAIVSGVRLSGVWPKNAERLNRLYPVEWARKVHFPTMLFFVAFIIVHVALVLATGALRNLNHMYAARGAVDPEAFVSDPTGLLIFAASLVVMAAAWVAARPAVLVPIARLFGEVKQR from the coding sequence GTGTCCGAATCCGTCGAGCTCGCGAGCCCTTCGCTCGGTCCGGAACAGCAGAGCGTGACGTCGGATGCCGCGGCGACCGGCGTGCGCCGAGGTCTGCCGCGCGAGCCCGGCGGGGAGCCCTGGCCTCCGGCATCCGGTGCTGCATCCGGTGTGCGCTCGGCGTCGGATTCGGGAGTGCGCAGCGGAATCGGGTCGGAGGCGCCGTCGCGTCCGGATCCGGTGCACGCGTCCGAATCCGCTGGGGCGTCTGCGGCGACAGTCCCCGCCGAGCCGGCTGACGGCGCGATCGGCGCGACCTCGGTGCCCGTGCCCCCGGCCGAGGCACCCGGGGCCCTCGCGCACCCGGCCCCGCGGCCGCCCCTCACCGTTGCACGCACCGTCTGGCCCGGCGCCGCGGCCCGTCGCTCCGCGACTCGCGCGGTACCCGGCGCGAAGCCCCGGGTAGCCGCCCTCGGCGACTACTCGCCCGTCCAGCTGCTCGGATCGACCGCCGTTCTCGGCGTCTTCGCACTCGCTCTCGTGGGCATCGTCGTGCTTCTCGCGCGATTCGTGCTCGCGATCGGCCCCGGGCGGGAGTTCCTCGCGGCATTCCCGGGCGAGTACCACCTGCCCGCATCCGCTCCGGTGGGGCTTCCGGCGTGGCTGAACTGGTCGCACTTCCTCAACAGCTTCTTCCTGCTGCTGATCATCCGCACCGGGTGGCAGGTACGCCGAGAGAAGAGGCCCTCGGCCTTCTGGTCGCCGCGCAACAACAAGAAGCGCCGCATCAGCCTCGCGCTGTGGTTCCACCAGGCGCTCGACATCCTCTGGATGGCGAACGGCGTCGTCTTCGTGGTGCTGCTGTTCGTCACCGGGCAGTGGATGCGGATCGTGCCGACGTCGTGGGAGGTCTTCCCCAACGCGCTCTCGGCCGCGCTGCAGTACGCCTCTCTCGACTGGCCCACCGAGAACGGCTGGGTGAACTACAACAGTCTCCAGCAGCTGTCGTACTTCGCGATCACCTTCGTCGCCGCGCCTCTGGCGATCGTCAGTGGTGTGCGTCTGTCGGGCGTGTGGCCCAAGAACGCCGAGAGGCTCAACCGTCTGTACCCGGTCGAGTGGGCGCGCAAGGTGCACTTCCCCACGATGCTCTTCTTCGTGGCGTTCATCATCGTGCACGTCGCCCTCGTCCTCGCCACCGGCGCCCTGCGCAACCTGAACCACATGTACGCCGCGCGCGGGGCGGTCGATCCCGAGGCGTTCGTGAGCGATCCCACCGGATTGCTGATCTTCGCGGCATCCCTCGTCGTGATGGCCGCGGCCTGGGTGGCCGCGCGCCCCGCGGTGCTCGTGCCGATCGCGCGCCTGTTCGGCGAGGTCAAGCAGCGCTGA
- a CDS encoding electron transfer flavoprotein subunit alpha/FixB family protein: MSTALVLLEVLPSGALAASSPGLLVAADAVGEPVAVIAAPAGVLDRAAGEAAELGAVRVLSAEVDPALLTGPVVDVLAAAVAAENPDLVLASNAIESRDAVARLAVRLRLPLATDVVGVARDDLGVVAHHSVFGGAFTVDGAPTFGPLVATLRPGAVEGRLDAQPLAVRDLEVPASAMPSARVEAFSETTAPSSRPELRGAATVVAGGRGVGSKEDFVLVEQLADALGAAVGASRAAVDAGYVPATAQVGQTGVSVSPRLYVALGISGAIQHRAGMQTARTIVAIDKNPEAPIFDIADFGIVGDLFTVVPQLISALEAHKK, from the coding sequence ATGAGCACTGCTCTCGTGCTGCTCGAGGTGCTGCCCTCGGGAGCGCTGGCGGCCTCGTCCCCCGGGCTGCTCGTGGCCGCGGACGCGGTGGGAGAGCCGGTCGCGGTGATCGCGGCCCCCGCCGGGGTGCTCGACCGCGCCGCCGGGGAGGCCGCGGAGCTCGGGGCGGTCCGCGTCCTCTCCGCCGAGGTGGACCCCGCCCTCCTGACCGGCCCGGTCGTCGACGTGCTCGCGGCCGCCGTGGCAGCCGAGAACCCCGACCTGGTGCTCGCCTCGAACGCCATCGAATCGCGTGATGCGGTGGCCCGCCTCGCGGTGCGGCTGCGCCTTCCCCTCGCCACCGACGTCGTCGGCGTCGCTCGAGACGACCTCGGGGTGGTGGCCCACCATTCGGTGTTCGGCGGTGCCTTCACCGTCGACGGCGCGCCCACCTTCGGGCCCCTCGTCGCGACCCTGCGGCCCGGGGCGGTCGAGGGGCGCCTCGACGCGCAGCCGCTCGCCGTGCGAGACCTCGAGGTGCCGGCATCCGCGATGCCCTCCGCGCGCGTCGAGGCGTTCTCCGAGACGACCGCTCCCTCGAGCCGGCCGGAGCTGCGCGGCGCGGCGACGGTCGTCGCCGGGGGCCGGGGCGTGGGATCGAAAGAGGACTTCGTCCTCGTCGAGCAGCTCGCCGACGCCCTGGGCGCTGCCGTCGGCGCCTCGCGCGCGGCCGTCGACGCGGGGTACGTACCCGCGACCGCGCAGGTCGGGCAGACGGGGGTGTCGGTCTCGCCGAGGCTGTACGTCGCCCTGGGGATCTCGGGTGCGATCCAGCACCGCGCGGGCATGCAGACCGCTCGCACGATCGTCGCGATCGACAAGAACCCCGAGGCGCCGATCTTCGACATCGCCGACTTCGGTATCGTCGGAGATCTGTTCACCGTCGTCCCGCAACTCATCAGCGCGCTCGAGGCTCACAAGAAGTAG
- a CDS encoding electron transfer flavoprotein subunit beta/FixA family protein — translation MKIVVLIKEVPDTWGERRLDLETGLSDRAASAPVLDEIDERAVEAALAYADANPGTEVVVLTMAPASATATVRKALAMGATSAVHVVDDALRGADLLLTADVLAAAIRRTGFDLVIAGNLSTDGGGGVVPAMVAEVLGVPQLTALSSLEVTDDTVSGDRVSDAGTMRVSASLPAVVSVTEALPEGRFTTFKGIMAAKKKPYETPDAVELGVEAEDPAQARYIMLSVAERPPREAGTKIVDEGDAGEKLADFLVAEGVA, via the coding sequence ATGAAGATCGTGGTGCTGATCAAGGAAGTCCCCGATACCTGGGGTGAGCGTCGCCTCGACCTCGAGACCGGGCTCTCCGACCGTGCCGCGTCGGCCCCGGTGCTCGACGAGATCGACGAGCGCGCGGTCGAAGCCGCCCTCGCATACGCCGACGCGAACCCCGGCACCGAGGTCGTGGTGCTCACGATGGCTCCGGCCTCGGCCACGGCGACCGTGCGAAAGGCGCTCGCGATGGGCGCGACCTCGGCCGTGCACGTCGTCGACGACGCCCTGCGCGGTGCCGACCTGCTGTTGACCGCCGACGTGCTCGCGGCAGCCATCCGGCGCACGGGGTTCGACCTGGTCATCGCGGGCAACCTCTCCACCGACGGCGGTGGGGGAGTCGTTCCGGCGATGGTCGCCGAGGTGCTCGGCGTGCCGCAGCTCACCGCGCTGTCGAGTCTCGAGGTGACCGACGACACCGTGTCCGGTGACCGCGTGAGCGATGCCGGGACGATGCGGGTGTCGGCGTCGCTTCCCGCGGTGGTCTCGGTGACCGAGGCGCTGCCCGAGGGGCGGTTCACGACATTCAAGGGCATCATGGCCGCGAAGAAGAAGCCGTACGAGACCCCGGATGCCGTCGAGTTGGGCGTCGAGGCCGAAGACCCGGCGCAGGCCCGGTACATCATGCTGTCGGTCGCCGAGAGGCCGCCGCGAGAGGCCGGGACGAAGATCGTCGACGAGGGCGATGCCGGCGAGAAGCTCGCGGACTTCCTCGTGGCCGAGGGGGTGGCGTGA
- a CDS encoding MarR family winged helix-turn-helix transcriptional regulator: MTRRLPVDPIAEAKRQWLAHGWDAAADGMTVVTSVIRAHQLLLASIDRALKPFDLSFSRFEMLRLLAFTREGRMPMASAIARLQVHPTSVTNTVERLARDGLVTREPHPTDGRAALLALTEDGRRRVDDATTALNEVFADLGLDDDDATALVRIIARFRKGAGDFADPAPVPDPL; encoded by the coding sequence ATGACGCGACGATTACCGGTCGACCCGATCGCCGAGGCCAAGCGCCAGTGGCTCGCACACGGGTGGGACGCCGCCGCCGACGGCATGACGGTCGTGACCTCGGTGATCCGCGCGCACCAGTTGCTCCTGGCATCCATCGATCGTGCGCTCAAGCCCTTCGACCTGTCGTTCTCGCGGTTCGAGATGCTGCGGTTGCTCGCCTTCACGCGAGAGGGCCGGATGCCGATGGCCAGCGCGATCGCGCGCCTCCAGGTGCACCCGACGAGCGTCACGAACACGGTCGAGCGCCTCGCTCGAGACGGGCTCGTGACGCGTGAACCGCACCCGACCGACGGGCGTGCGGCCCTGCTCGCGCTCACCGAGGACGGGCGTCGACGGGTCGACGACGCCACGACGGCCTTGAACGAGGTGTTCGCCGATCTGGGCCTCGACGACGATGACGCGACGGCACTGGTGCGGATCATCGCGCGCTTCCGCAAGGGCGCCGGCGACTTCGCCGACCCCGCGCCGGTGCCCGATCCGCTCTGA